A single region of the Nicotiana sylvestris chromosome 6, ASM39365v2, whole genome shotgun sequence genome encodes:
- the LOC104245610 gene encoding G-type lectin S-receptor-like serine/threonine-protein kinase At5g24080 isoform X1, which produces MAPCFLSYALALLLFFLIELSGSIVSGRVRLGSRLLAKEKQAWFSDNGTFAFGFTPTADSNDQYQLAIWFAQLPVDTTMVWSPNINSPVSKDATLEFDTTGNLMLMDGDTTVWASNTSEAGVELAVMSENGNFILYSTNLSVAWQSFAYPSDTLLPGQPFTVSLELTSTKSSSHGGYYTLKMLQQPTSLSLALTYNVPKSYTSSPESYSNFSYWSGPEISNVTGDVIAVLNKAGSFGMVYGSSSDGAVYVYKNDGDYGGLLSDVNQRNSNALSVLRRLTLEVNGNIRLYRWDNDVNGSRQWVPEWAAVSNPCDISGICGDGICNLDRSKTNASCTCLPGTSKVGNDVSCSGNSSVTGKCGPRHENLMSQFKISTVQKTNYYFSESSVIGNYSDKGTLSKCGDACLSNCDCVASVYGLSEEKAYCWLLRSMEFGGFEDPVSTLFVKVEANASASGASSSRTPGDSSHESESTHEKVLILPIVLSMAVLIGLLSCLLYINIHRKRSIKRALESSLILSGAPVSFSYRDLLGWTTNFSQLLGTGGFGSVYKGCLKDGTLIAVKKLDKVSPHGEKEFITEVKTIGSMHHLNLVRLCGYCSEGTQRLLVYEFMKNGSLDKWIFHSLSTRDRLLDWSSRFRIAVGTAQGIAYFHEQCRDRIIHCDIKPENILLDDNFCPKVSDFGLAKLMVRENSHVVTMVRGTRGYLAPEWVSNRPITVKADVYSYGMLLLEIVGGRRNLDMTCDADDFFYPGWAYKEMTSGTPVKVVDRRLKGAAEEKEVMRALMVAFWCIQDEVSNRPSMGEVVKMLEGSVDINMPPMPQTVLELIDEGLDHVYKSMKRELNQYSSFSVTTHPSSYATCSHSTISPR; this is translated from the exons ATGGCTCCCTGTTTCCTCTCCTATGCTTTGGCTTTGCTCTTATTCTTTCTAATAGAGCTTTCTGGTTCTATAGTGTCTGGTCGGGTTCGCTTGGGTTCAAGATTGTTAGCTAAAGAGAAGCAAGCATGGTTTTCTGACAATGGAACCTTTGCTTTTGGCTTCACACCAACAGCAGACTCTAATGATCAATATCAATTGGCAATTTGGTTTGCACAACTTCCAGTAGACACAACCATGGTTTGGTCTCCTAATAT AAATTCACCAGTCAGCAAAGATGCAACCTTGGAGTTTGACACCACAGGAAATCTCATGTTGATGGATGGAGACACCACAGTTTGGGCATCAAACACCTCGGAAGCAGGCGTCGAGTTAGCTGTCATGTCTGAAAATGGCAACTTCATTCTCTACAGCACCAACCTAAGCGTCGCATGGCAAAGCTTTGCATATCCATCTGATACTCTCCTACCTGGTCAACCCTTTACAGTTTCACTAGAATTAACATCAACAAAATCATCTTCTCATGGCGGTTACTATACTTTAAAAATGTTGCAGCAACCTACTTCACTAAGCCTTGCATTGACCTATAATGTGCCTAAGTCATACACCTCGTCGCCTGAATCTTACAGCAACTTTTCTTATTGGTCAGGACCTGAAATATCAAATGTGACCGGAGATGTTATTGCAGTGTTGAATAAAGCAGGAAGCTTTGGTATGGTTTATGGCTCATCTTCAGATGGAGCAGTTTATGTATATAAAAATGATGGAGATTACGGAGGCCTATTGTCGGATGTAAATCAAAGGAATTCCAATGCACTATCTGTTCTTCGTCGATTAACCCTCGAGGTTAATGGAAACATACGTTTGTATCGATGGGATAATGATGTGAATGGATCAAGGCAATGGGTTCCAGAGTGGGCAGCTGTGTCCAATCCATGTGATATTTCTGGAATTTGTGGCGATGGGATATGTAATTTAGACAGAAGCAAGACGAATGCTTCTTGCACATGTTTGCCAGGGACTTCTAAAGTGGGAAATGATGTCTCATGTTCAGGAAATTCTTCAGTGACAGGGAAATGTGGACCTCGGCATGAAAACTTGATGTCTCAGTTCAAGATTTCTACTGTTCAGAAAACAAATTATTATTTCTCAGAATCATCTGTCATAGGAAATTATAGTGATAAAGGAACATTGTCCAAATGTGGCGATGCTTGCTTATCAAACTGTGATTGTGTTGCTTCTGTTTACGGCCTTAGTGAGGAGAAGGCTTACTGTTGGTTACTCAGGAGCATGGAATTTGGTGGATTTGAGGATCCTGTTTCAACTTTATTTGTGAAGGTTGAGGCCAATGCCTCAGCGTCTGGAGCAAGCAGTAGCAGAACACCTGGGGATTCATCACACGAGTCAGAAAGTACTCACGAGAAGGTTTTGATACTTCCTATAGTCTTGAGCATGGCAGTTCTTATTGGCCTGCTCAGTTGTTTGTTATATATTAATATCCATAGAAAAAGATCCATAAAGAGGGCACTTGAgagctctttgattttgtcagGAGCTCCAGTTAGTTTCAGCTACCGCGACCTGCTAGGCTGGACTACCAATTTTTCCCAGTTACTTGGAACAG GTGGATTTGGCAGTGTATACAAGGGTTGCCTAAAAGATGGAACATTAATTGCAGTAAAGAAACTTGATAAAGTTTCACCTCATGGGGAGAAGGAATTCATAACAGAGGTTAAAACAATTGGCTCTATGCATCATTTGAACTTGGTCCGTCTATGTGGATACTGTTCTGAGGGAACTCAAAG GCTGCTAGTTTATGAATTCATGAAAAATGGTTCTTTGGACAAGTGGATATTTCATTCACTTAGTACAAGAGATAGACTACTAGATTGGTCATCACGTTTCCGCATAGCAGTTGGTACTGCACAAGGGATAGCCTATTTTCATGAGCAGTGTAGGGACAGAATAATACACTGTGACATCAAGCCAGAGAACATACTTCTGGATGATAATTTCTGCCCTAAGGTATCTGATTTTGGACTAGCTAAGTTAATGGTGAGAGAGAACTCCCACGTTGTCACTATGGTCCGAGGAACCAGAGGTTATTTAGCTCCCGAATGGGTCAGCAATCGCCCTATTACTGTAAAAGCTGATGTTTACAGCTATGGTATGCTTCTTCTAGAGATTGTTGGTGGCCGGAGAAATCTCGATATGACTTGTGATGCAGACGACTTCTTTTATCCCGGATGGGCTTACAAG GAGATGACTAGTGGAACACCCGTAAAAGTTGTAGACAGGCGACTTAAAGGAGCAGCAGAAGAAAAAGAGGTAATGAGAGCATTGATGGTTGCTTTCTGGTGTATTCAGGATGAGGTTTCAAATAGGCCTTCCATGGGAGAAGTGGTGAAGATGTTGGAAGGATCGGTTGACATTAATATGCCACCAATGCCACAGACAGTTTTGGAGTTAATAGATGAAGGCTTAGATCATGTATACAAGTCAATGAAGAGGGAGCTGAATCAGTATAGTTCCTTCTCCGTCACTACTCATCCATCATCTTATGCTACATGCAGTCACTCCACTATCTCACCTAGATAG
- the LOC104245610 gene encoding G-type lectin S-receptor-like serine/threonine-protein kinase At5g24080 isoform X2: MLMDGDTTVWASNTSEAGVELAVMSENGNFILYSTNLSVAWQSFAYPSDTLLPGQPFTVSLELTSTKSSSHGGYYTLKMLQQPTSLSLALTYNVPKSYTSSPESYSNFSYWSGPEISNVTGDVIAVLNKAGSFGMVYGSSSDGAVYVYKNDGDYGGLLSDVNQRNSNALSVLRRLTLEVNGNIRLYRWDNDVNGSRQWVPEWAAVSNPCDISGICGDGICNLDRSKTNASCTCLPGTSKVGNDVSCSGNSSVTGKCGPRHENLMSQFKISTVQKTNYYFSESSVIGNYSDKGTLSKCGDACLSNCDCVASVYGLSEEKAYCWLLRSMEFGGFEDPVSTLFVKVEANASASGASSSRTPGDSSHESESTHEKVLILPIVLSMAVLIGLLSCLLYINIHRKRSIKRALESSLILSGAPVSFSYRDLLGWTTNFSQLLGTGGFGSVYKGCLKDGTLIAVKKLDKVSPHGEKEFITEVKTIGSMHHLNLVRLCGYCSEGTQRLLVYEFMKNGSLDKWIFHSLSTRDRLLDWSSRFRIAVGTAQGIAYFHEQCRDRIIHCDIKPENILLDDNFCPKVSDFGLAKLMVRENSHVVTMVRGTRGYLAPEWVSNRPITVKADVYSYGMLLLEIVGGRRNLDMTCDADDFFYPGWAYKEMTSGTPVKVVDRRLKGAAEEKEVMRALMVAFWCIQDEVSNRPSMGEVVKMLEGSVDINMPPMPQTVLELIDEGLDHVYKSMKRELNQYSSFSVTTHPSSYATCSHSTISPR, from the exons ATGTTGATGGATGGAGACACCACAGTTTGGGCATCAAACACCTCGGAAGCAGGCGTCGAGTTAGCTGTCATGTCTGAAAATGGCAACTTCATTCTCTACAGCACCAACCTAAGCGTCGCATGGCAAAGCTTTGCATATCCATCTGATACTCTCCTACCTGGTCAACCCTTTACAGTTTCACTAGAATTAACATCAACAAAATCATCTTCTCATGGCGGTTACTATACTTTAAAAATGTTGCAGCAACCTACTTCACTAAGCCTTGCATTGACCTATAATGTGCCTAAGTCATACACCTCGTCGCCTGAATCTTACAGCAACTTTTCTTATTGGTCAGGACCTGAAATATCAAATGTGACCGGAGATGTTATTGCAGTGTTGAATAAAGCAGGAAGCTTTGGTATGGTTTATGGCTCATCTTCAGATGGAGCAGTTTATGTATATAAAAATGATGGAGATTACGGAGGCCTATTGTCGGATGTAAATCAAAGGAATTCCAATGCACTATCTGTTCTTCGTCGATTAACCCTCGAGGTTAATGGAAACATACGTTTGTATCGATGGGATAATGATGTGAATGGATCAAGGCAATGGGTTCCAGAGTGGGCAGCTGTGTCCAATCCATGTGATATTTCTGGAATTTGTGGCGATGGGATATGTAATTTAGACAGAAGCAAGACGAATGCTTCTTGCACATGTTTGCCAGGGACTTCTAAAGTGGGAAATGATGTCTCATGTTCAGGAAATTCTTCAGTGACAGGGAAATGTGGACCTCGGCATGAAAACTTGATGTCTCAGTTCAAGATTTCTACTGTTCAGAAAACAAATTATTATTTCTCAGAATCATCTGTCATAGGAAATTATAGTGATAAAGGAACATTGTCCAAATGTGGCGATGCTTGCTTATCAAACTGTGATTGTGTTGCTTCTGTTTACGGCCTTAGTGAGGAGAAGGCTTACTGTTGGTTACTCAGGAGCATGGAATTTGGTGGATTTGAGGATCCTGTTTCAACTTTATTTGTGAAGGTTGAGGCCAATGCCTCAGCGTCTGGAGCAAGCAGTAGCAGAACACCTGGGGATTCATCACACGAGTCAGAAAGTACTCACGAGAAGGTTTTGATACTTCCTATAGTCTTGAGCATGGCAGTTCTTATTGGCCTGCTCAGTTGTTTGTTATATATTAATATCCATAGAAAAAGATCCATAAAGAGGGCACTTGAgagctctttgattttgtcagGAGCTCCAGTTAGTTTCAGCTACCGCGACCTGCTAGGCTGGACTACCAATTTTTCCCAGTTACTTGGAACAG GTGGATTTGGCAGTGTATACAAGGGTTGCCTAAAAGATGGAACATTAATTGCAGTAAAGAAACTTGATAAAGTTTCACCTCATGGGGAGAAGGAATTCATAACAGAGGTTAAAACAATTGGCTCTATGCATCATTTGAACTTGGTCCGTCTATGTGGATACTGTTCTGAGGGAACTCAAAG GCTGCTAGTTTATGAATTCATGAAAAATGGTTCTTTGGACAAGTGGATATTTCATTCACTTAGTACAAGAGATAGACTACTAGATTGGTCATCACGTTTCCGCATAGCAGTTGGTACTGCACAAGGGATAGCCTATTTTCATGAGCAGTGTAGGGACAGAATAATACACTGTGACATCAAGCCAGAGAACATACTTCTGGATGATAATTTCTGCCCTAAGGTATCTGATTTTGGACTAGCTAAGTTAATGGTGAGAGAGAACTCCCACGTTGTCACTATGGTCCGAGGAACCAGAGGTTATTTAGCTCCCGAATGGGTCAGCAATCGCCCTATTACTGTAAAAGCTGATGTTTACAGCTATGGTATGCTTCTTCTAGAGATTGTTGGTGGCCGGAGAAATCTCGATATGACTTGTGATGCAGACGACTTCTTTTATCCCGGATGGGCTTACAAG GAGATGACTAGTGGAACACCCGTAAAAGTTGTAGACAGGCGACTTAAAGGAGCAGCAGAAGAAAAAGAGGTAATGAGAGCATTGATGGTTGCTTTCTGGTGTATTCAGGATGAGGTTTCAAATAGGCCTTCCATGGGAGAAGTGGTGAAGATGTTGGAAGGATCGGTTGACATTAATATGCCACCAATGCCACAGACAGTTTTGGAGTTAATAGATGAAGGCTTAGATCATGTATACAAGTCAATGAAGAGGGAGCTGAATCAGTATAGTTCCTTCTCCGTCACTACTCATCCATCATCTTATGCTACATGCAGTCACTCCACTATCTCACCTAGATAG